In one window of Streptomyces sp. FXJ1.172 DNA:
- a CDS encoding S-adenosylmethionine:tRNA ribosyltransferase-isomerase, giving the protein MRVPAGRAARVPAEQRGPGLDRDAVRLLVSRGTEVTHHAFRELPRLLRAGDVLVVNTSPTRAAAVDGRIGHARVVVHFSTRGEDERWAVELREPDGRGSTRARTGTYAGTEVSLPGGARLVLEEPLSARGARLWWARGGGADVTEVLRERGRPIRYSYTERDQPLSVYQTVFALPAPDGQGSAEMPSAARPFTAPLVAELVSRGVQFAPVALHTGVASAEAHEPPYPERFAVPAASARLINAVQAGEGRVVAVGTTAVRAVESATGPDGVVRAAGGWTDLVVTPERGVRVVDGLLTGLHEPEASHLLMLEAVAGRAAVERAYDEALSGLYLWHEFGDVHLILPEEGPHTERCDGNSW; this is encoded by the coding sequence GTGCGGGTGCCGGCGGGGCGGGCCGCGCGGGTGCCGGCCGAGCAGCGGGGGCCGGGGCTGGACCGGGATGCCGTACGGCTGCTCGTGTCGCGCGGTACGGAGGTGACGCATCACGCGTTCCGTGAGCTGCCGCGGCTGCTGCGGGCCGGGGACGTGCTGGTGGTGAACACCTCGCCCACGCGGGCCGCCGCGGTGGACGGGCGGATCGGGCACGCGCGCGTGGTGGTGCATTTCTCCACGCGCGGCGAGGACGAACGGTGGGCGGTCGAGCTGCGGGAACCGGACGGACGGGGTAGCACGCGCGCGCGTACGGGCACGTACGCGGGGACAGAGGTCTCGCTGCCGGGTGGGGCGCGGCTGGTTCTGGAGGAGCCGCTGAGTGCGCGCGGGGCGCGGCTTTGGTGGGCGCGGGGCGGCGGGGCGGACGTGACGGAGGTGCTGAGGGAGCGCGGGCGGCCGATTCGCTACTCCTACACGGAGCGGGATCAGCCGCTGTCGGTGTACCAGACGGTCTTCGCGCTGCCGGCGCCGGATGGGCAGGGCAGTGCGGAGATGCCGAGTGCGGCGCGGCCGTTCACCGCGCCGCTGGTGGCGGAGCTGGTGAGCCGCGGGGTGCAGTTCGCGCCGGTCGCGCTGCACACGGGGGTGGCGTCGGCGGAGGCGCACGAGCCGCCGTATCCGGAGCGGTTCGCGGTGCCGGCGGCCTCCGCACGGCTGATCAATGCCGTGCAGGCGGGCGAGGGACGGGTGGTCGCCGTCGGGACCACGGCCGTACGGGCCGTGGAGTCGGCCACCGGACCGGACGGGGTGGTGCGGGCGGCCGGGGGGTGGACGGATCTGGTCGTCACGCCGGAGCGCGGCGTGCGGGTGGTGGACGGGCTGCTGACCGGGCTGCACGAGCCCGAGGCCTCGCACCTGCTGATGCTGGAGGCGGTAGCGGGGCGGGCCGCGGTCGAGCGTGCCTACGACGAGGCGCTCAGCGGGCTCTACCTGTGGCACGAGTTCGGCGACGTGCATCTCATCCTCCCGGAGGAGGGGCCTCACACAGAGCGTTGCGATGGCAACTCCTGGTGA
- a CDS encoding GAF domain-containing sensor histidine kinase, with amino-acid sequence MSQGPRSGLAAVSSALLAMSRHLEVRDVLKTIVASARELLDAQYAALGVPDDHGGFAQFVVDGVSDAQWKAIGPLPRQHGILAAMLHEARPERLADVRKDPRFEGWPSAHPDLVDFLGLPIRDGDEVIGALFLANKLHSAGGHPARPKPEGSCGFTAQDEELLSILAQHAAIALTNARLYERSRELTIAEERSRLAHELHDAVSQKLFSLRLTAQAAAALVDRDPARAKGELHQVAALAAEAADELRGAVVELRPAALDEDGLIATLRTQTRVLDRAHTARVTFTSNGFRALPSAQEEALLRVAQEALHNALRHSGAEHVAVSVDRRGGGAVLRVSDDGSGFDPQTVRRAGRHLGLVSMRDRASGVGGTLTVESVPGKGTTIEMEVPGG; translated from the coding sequence ATGAGTCAAGGCCCCCGGTCCGGCCTCGCCGCGGTGAGTTCCGCGCTGCTGGCCATGAGCAGGCATCTGGAGGTGCGCGACGTCCTCAAGACGATCGTCGCCTCCGCCCGCGAGCTGCTCGACGCGCAGTACGCCGCCCTCGGCGTCCCCGACGACCACGGCGGCTTCGCCCAGTTCGTCGTCGACGGCGTCAGCGACGCCCAGTGGAAGGCCATCGGGCCGCTGCCCCGCCAGCACGGCATCCTCGCCGCGATGCTGCACGAGGCCCGCCCCGAGCGCCTCGCCGACGTGCGCAAGGATCCCCGCTTCGAGGGCTGGCCGTCCGCCCACCCGGACCTGGTCGACTTCCTGGGCCTGCCCATCCGCGACGGCGACGAGGTCATCGGCGCGCTCTTCCTCGCGAACAAGCTGCATTCCGCAGGGGGACACCCCGCGCGCCCGAAGCCCGAGGGGAGCTGTGGCTTCACCGCGCAGGACGAGGAGCTGCTGTCCATCCTCGCCCAGCACGCCGCCATCGCCCTCACCAACGCCCGCCTGTACGAACGCAGCCGCGAGCTGACCATCGCCGAGGAGCGCTCCCGCCTCGCCCACGAACTGCACGACGCGGTCAGCCAGAAACTCTTCTCGCTGCGCCTGACCGCGCAGGCCGCGGCCGCCCTCGTCGACCGCGACCCCGCGCGCGCGAAGGGCGAGCTACACCAGGTCGCCGCGCTCGCCGCCGAGGCGGCCGACGAACTGCGCGGCGCCGTCGTGGAGTTGCGCCCCGCCGCCCTCGACGAGGACGGCCTGATCGCCACCCTGCGCACCCAGACCCGGGTCCTCGACCGCGCCCACACCGCGCGCGTGACCTTCACCAGCAACGGCTTCCGCGCCCTGCCGTCGGCGCAGGAGGAGGCCCTGCTCCGGGTCGCCCAGGAGGCCCTGCACAACGCACTGCGCCACTCCGGCGCCGAGCACGTCGCGGTGAGCGTGGACCGGCGCGGCGGCGGAGCCGTGCTGCGCGTCAGCGACGACGGCAGCGGTTTCGATCCGCAGACGGTCCGCCGCGCCGGGCGGCATCTGGGCCTGGTCTCGATGCGGGACCGGGCGAGCGGGGTCGGCGGCACGCTGACCGTGGAATCGGTGCCCGGCAAGGGCACCACGATCGAGATGGAGGTCCCCGGTGGCTGA
- a CDS encoding chaplin produces the protein MKNLKKAAAVTIAAGGLMAAGAGLASAHSGAQAAGEAQGSPGVVSGNVAQVPVHIPVNAVGNSVSVIGALNPVFGNLGLNQ, from the coding sequence GTGAAGAACCTGAAGAAGGCAGCCGCCGTGACGATCGCGGCCGGTGGCCTCATGGCCGCCGGTGCGGGCCTGGCCTCCGCCCACAGCGGTGCCCAGGCCGCCGGCGAGGCCCAGGGCTCGCCGGGTGTCGTCTCGGGCAATGTCGCTCAGGTGCCGGTGCACATCCCGGTGAACGCGGTGGGCAACAGCGTCAGCGTCATCGGCGCGCTGAACCCGGTCTTCGGCAACCTCGGCCTCAACCAGTGA
- a CDS encoding response regulator: MADPIKVLLVDDHQVVRRGLRTFLEVQDDIEVVGEAADGAEGVARAEELRPDIVLMDIKMPGMDGIDALRRLRALANPARVLIVTSFTEQRTVVPALRAGAAGYVYKDVDPDALAGAIRSVHAGHVLLQPEVADALLSQEEANSGQGRGTSLTERESEVLGLIADGRSNREIARALVLSEKTVKTHVSNILMKLDLADRTQAALWAVRHGVSD; the protein is encoded by the coding sequence GTGGCTGACCCGATCAAGGTGCTGCTCGTCGACGACCACCAGGTCGTCCGCCGGGGCCTGCGCACCTTCCTGGAGGTGCAGGACGACATCGAGGTGGTCGGCGAGGCCGCCGACGGCGCCGAGGGCGTCGCCCGCGCCGAGGAGCTGCGCCCGGACATCGTCCTGATGGACATCAAGATGCCCGGCATGGACGGCATCGACGCCCTGCGCCGGCTGCGCGCACTCGCCAACCCCGCGCGCGTGCTGATCGTCACCAGCTTCACCGAGCAGCGCACGGTCGTCCCGGCCCTGCGCGCGGGCGCCGCCGGGTACGTCTACAAGGACGTGGACCCCGACGCCCTCGCCGGCGCCATCCGCTCCGTGCACGCCGGCCACGTCCTGCTCCAGCCGGAGGTCGCCGACGCCCTGCTCTCCCAGGAGGAGGCCAACTCCGGCCAGGGCAGAGGCACCTCGCTCACCGAGCGGGAGAGCGAGGTGCTCGGCCTGATCGCGGACGGCCGCTCCAACCGCGAGATAGCCCGCGCGCTCGTGCTGTCCGAGAAGACCGTCAAGACGCACGTCTCCAACATCCTCATGAAACTCGACCTCGCCGACCGCACCCAGGCCGCACTGTGGGCCGTACGCCACGGTGTGTCCGACTGA
- a CDS encoding transglycosylase SLT domain-containing protein, with translation MPKNVLARFHSRALTKRGKIAIAGACCLGTAALAFSAVPSSAETVTTGAPAVTAEAASSTPLKNVKGTVTDQLATDTVKLDALAAQKKAAAEAAQKQAAAKAAAQAAADAAAKKAAQERADQAASRSAQRPQMETVAATKTYANNLDGWIRESLDIMRAKGIPGSYSGLHRNIMRESSGNPMAINNWDINAANGIPSKGLLQVIQPTFNAYHVSGTSWNIYDPVANITAAANYAAHRYGSMDNVNSAY, from the coding sequence GTGCCCAAGAACGTTCTCGCCCGATTCCATAGTCGCGCCCTGACCAAGCGGGGCAAGATCGCCATCGCCGGCGCCTGCTGCCTCGGCACCGCCGCGCTCGCGTTCTCCGCTGTCCCCAGCAGCGCCGAGACGGTCACCACCGGCGCCCCGGCCGTGACCGCCGAGGCCGCGAGCAGCACCCCGCTGAAGAACGTCAAGGGCACGGTCACGGACCAGCTCGCCACCGACACGGTCAAGCTGGACGCCCTCGCCGCCCAGAAGAAGGCCGCCGCCGAGGCCGCGCAGAAGCAGGCCGCCGCCAAGGCCGCCGCCCAGGCCGCCGCCGACGCCGCCGCGAAGAAGGCCGCCCAGGAGCGCGCCGACCAGGCCGCGAGCCGCTCCGCGCAGCGCCCGCAGATGGAGACGGTCGCCGCCACCAAGACCTACGCCAACAACCTCGACGGCTGGATCCGCGAGTCCCTGGACATCATGCGGGCCAAGGGCATCCCGGGCTCCTACAGCGGCCTGCACCGCAACATCATGCGGGAGTCCTCGGGCAACCCGATGGCCATCAACAACTGGGACATCAACGCCGCCAACGGCATCCCGTCCAAGGGTCTGCTGCAGGTGATCCAGCCGACCTTCAACGCGTACCACGTGTCCGGCACGTCGTGGAACATCTACGACCCGGTCGCCAACATCACCGCCGCCGCCAACTACGCTGCCCACCGCTACGGCTCGATGGACAACGTCAACAGCGCGTACTGA
- a CDS encoding chaplin yields the protein MAEKSPGAASGLVAQFPLHVPVNVVGDSGNLIAALNPAFGNKAANS from the coding sequence GTGGCCGAGAAGTCCCCGGGCGCCGCTTCCGGCCTCGTCGCCCAGTTCCCGCTGCACGTGCCGGTGAACGTCGTCGGCGACAGCGGCAACCTGATCGCCGCGCTGAACCCGGCGTTCGGCAACAAGGCCGCGAACAGCTGA
- a CDS encoding SDR family NAD(P)-dependent oxidoreductase, translated as MPVAIITGGSKGLGRALAGALAARGWDLVLDARGAGPLEEAAEAVAGHGTRVEAVPGDVTDAAHRSALVAAARELGGLDLLVSNASALGAEPLVPLAELPLEGLRRALEVNVVAALGLVREALPLLRESPAGTVLAVSSDAAAEAYGTWGGYGASKAALDHLMAVLGVEEPDLRVWTVDPGDMATGLYAAAVPGDTDPRPAPAAVVPAFLRLLDERPAGGRHVASALLEER; from the coding sequence ATGCCGGTAGCGATCATCACAGGGGGCTCGAAGGGGCTGGGGCGGGCGCTCGCCGGGGCGCTGGCAGCGCGCGGCTGGGATCTGGTGCTCGACGCGCGGGGCGCGGGCCCGCTCGAGGAGGCCGCGGAGGCGGTCGCCGGGCACGGCACGCGCGTGGAGGCGGTGCCCGGCGATGTCACGGACGCCGCTCACCGGTCCGCGCTGGTGGCGGCCGCGCGCGAGCTGGGCGGTCTCGATCTGCTGGTGAGCAACGCGAGCGCGCTGGGCGCCGAGCCGCTGGTGCCGCTGGCCGAGCTGCCGCTGGAGGGGCTGCGGCGGGCGCTGGAGGTGAACGTGGTGGCCGCGCTGGGCCTGGTCCGGGAGGCGCTGCCGCTGCTGCGCGAGTCGCCGGCCGGCACGGTGCTGGCGGTCAGCTCGGACGCGGCGGCCGAGGCGTACGGGACATGGGGCGGTTACGGCGCCTCGAAGGCGGCCCTGGACCACCTCATGGCGGTGCTGGGCGTGGAGGAGCCGGACTTGCGGGTGTGGACGGTGGATCCCGGGGACATGGCGACCGGCCTGTACGCGGCGGCCGTACCCGGCGACACGGACCCGCGTCCGGCGCCGGCCGCTGTCGTACCGGCGTTCCTGCGGCTACTGGACGAGCGGCCGGCCGGCGGGCGCCATGTGGCGTCGGCCCTGCTGGAGGAGCGGTGA
- a CDS encoding ABC transporter ATP-binding protein/permease: MPELVLESNGRTWTLDPSRPYTLGRDPQGDIVFEDARVSWRHATVSFNGRSWVIEDHGSTNGTFVQGQRIQHMEIGPGSALHLGNATDGPQLNLSGAAAQQQPAPYAAQGAGAPGWAQQAAQQAAAQQAPAAQQAPAPQQAGQAGWQQPPQASAFPQQQAGPADPYAQAAPGGGAGAPPVYGDRSPTTFHQFAVGRVMRIGRALENELVVSDLQVSRHHAEFHSTPDGRFEIRDLGSHNGTYVNGQPIAKGGSVLLGPADIVGVGHSTFRIVGDRLQEFVDTGEVSFSARHLTVTVDGGKQILKDVSFGVPEKSLVAVIGPSGSGKSTLLKALTGYRPANQGEVLYDNRNLYKQFAELRQRIGLVPQDDILHKELSVKKALKYAAKLRFPADTTAQERDARIDEVLRELKLDIHKDKKVTSLSGGQRKRVSVALELLTKPSLIFLDEPTSGLDPGMDRDVMQLLRGLADDGRTVLVVTHSVAELALCDKLLVMAPGGSVAYFGPPEEALNFFGYDSWADVFSAFENYRDYDWAGRWKGSQHYQMYAADVDSVAPQSVHAHPVQAIRPPKPQAWGSQLLTLIRRYVSVIASDRGFLLLSVILPAVLGAVSLPIQHSRGLKVNAAINPQTGLHVPNGTATTVLLILAVGACFAGAANSVRELIKERVIYERERATGLSRSAYLMSKVVVLGAVTVLQGLLVGVIGFSSRAVPDQGLVLGGSTLLELCLPIMALGFTSMMVGLVISSLVKTAEKTMPLLVMFAIIQVVFTGCLFTLHGTLGVNEVSYLMPSRWGVAAAGTTLDFNNIAPNTDDPGSTDPLWNHTAGAWGMDMVILIALGVICGFFVARFLRRHEPEVMRK, encoded by the coding sequence GTGCCTGAACTCGTTCTGGAATCAAACGGACGGACCTGGACGCTGGATCCGTCCAGGCCGTACACCCTCGGCCGCGATCCGCAGGGTGACATCGTCTTCGAAGACGCCAGGGTGTCCTGGCGGCACGCCACGGTCAGCTTCAACGGCCGTAGTTGGGTCATCGAGGACCACGGCAGTACCAACGGCACGTTCGTGCAGGGCCAACGGATCCAGCACATGGAGATCGGCCCGGGCTCGGCGTTGCATCTCGGCAACGCGACCGACGGGCCGCAGCTGAATCTGTCCGGGGCCGCCGCCCAGCAGCAGCCGGCGCCGTACGCCGCGCAGGGTGCCGGCGCACCGGGCTGGGCCCAGCAGGCAGCGCAGCAGGCGGCAGCCCAGCAGGCACCGGCCGCACAGCAGGCGCCGGCACCCCAGCAGGCCGGGCAGGCCGGCTGGCAACAGCCGCCGCAGGCATCGGCGTTCCCGCAGCAGCAGGCGGGGCCGGCCGATCCGTACGCGCAGGCGGCACCCGGTGGTGGCGCGGGGGCGCCGCCGGTCTACGGCGACCGCAGCCCGACCACGTTCCACCAGTTCGCCGTCGGCCGGGTGATGCGCATCGGCCGTGCCCTGGAGAACGAGCTGGTCGTCTCCGACCTCCAGGTCTCCCGGCACCACGCCGAGTTCCACTCGACGCCCGACGGCCGCTTCGAGATCCGCGACCTGGGCTCGCACAACGGCACCTACGTCAACGGCCAGCCGATCGCCAAGGGCGGCTCGGTGCTGCTCGGCCCGGCGGACATCGTCGGTGTCGGTCACTCCACCTTCCGGATCGTCGGCGACCGCCTCCAGGAGTTCGTCGACACCGGTGAGGTCTCCTTCTCCGCGCGCCATCTGACCGTCACGGTCGACGGCGGCAAGCAGATCCTGAAGGACGTCTCCTTCGGCGTCCCGGAGAAGTCGCTGGTCGCGGTCATCGGCCCGTCCGGCTCCGGCAAGTCGACCCTGCTCAAGGCGCTCACCGGCTACCGGCCCGCCAACCAGGGCGAGGTCCTCTACGACAACCGGAACCTGTACAAGCAGTTCGCCGAGCTGCGCCAGCGCATCGGTCTGGTCCCGCAGGACGACATCCTGCACAAGGAGCTGAGCGTCAAGAAGGCCCTGAAGTACGCGGCCAAGCTGCGCTTCCCGGCCGACACCACCGCGCAGGAGCGCGACGCCCGCATCGACGAGGTGCTGCGCGAGCTGAAGCTCGACATCCACAAGGACAAGAAGGTCACCTCGCTCTCCGGCGGCCAGCGCAAGCGTGTCTCGGTGGCCCTGGAGCTGCTCACCAAGCCGTCGCTGATCTTCCTGGACGAGCCGACCTCCGGTCTCGACCCGGGCATGGACCGCGACGTGATGCAGCTGCTGCGCGGCCTCGCCGACGACGGCCGTACCGTCCTCGTGGTCACCCACTCGGTGGCCGAGCTGGCGCTGTGCGACAAGCTGCTGGTGATGGCGCCGGGCGGCTCGGTGGCGTACTTCGGCCCGCCGGAGGAAGCACTGAACTTCTTCGGCTACGACAGCTGGGCCGACGTCTTCTCCGCCTTCGAGAACTACCGCGACTACGACTGGGCGGGCCGCTGGAAGGGTTCGCAGCACTACCAGATGTACGCGGCGGACGTCGACTCCGTGGCCCCGCAGTCCGTACACGCGCATCCGGTGCAGGCCATCAGGCCGCCCAAGCCGCAGGCCTGGGGCTCACAGCTGCTGACCCTGATCCGGCGCTATGTGTCGGTCATCGCCTCGGACCGGGGCTTCCTGCTGCTGTCGGTGATCCTTCCGGCGGTCCTCGGCGCGGTCAGCCTGCCGATCCAGCACAGCCGCGGCCTGAAGGTCAACGCGGCGATCAACCCGCAGACCGGCCTGCACGTGCCCAACGGCACGGCCACCACGGTGCTGCTGATCCTCGCCGTCGGCGCGTGTTTCGCGGGCGCCGCGAACTCCGTGCGTGAGCTGATCAAGGAACGGGTGATCTACGAGCGGGAGCGGGCGACCGGCCTGTCCCGGTCGGCGTACCTGATGTCCAAGGTGGTCGTGCTCGGTGCCGTCACCGTGCTGCAGGGCCTGCTGGTCGGCGTGATCGGCTTCTCCAGCCGTGCCGTCCCCGACCAGGGACTCGTCCTCGGCGGCTCCACCCTGCTGGAGCTGTGCCTGCCGATCATGGCCCTCGGCTTCACCTCGATGATGGTCGGCCTGGTGATCTCCTCGCTGGTGAAGACCGCCGAGAAGACCATGCCGCTGCTGGTGATGTTCGCGATCATCCAGGTCGTCTTCACCGGCTGCCTGTTCACCCTGCACGGCACGCTCGGCGTGAACGAGGTCTCGTACCTGATGCCGTCGCGCTGGGGCGTGGCCGCCGCCGGTACCACGCTGGACTTCAACAACATCGCCCCGAACACCGACGACCCGGGCAGTACCGACCCGCTGTGGAACCACACGGCCGGGGCCTGGGGCATGGACATGGTGATACTGATCGCGCTCGGTGTGATCTGCGGTTTCTTCGTGGCCCGCTTCCTGCGCCGCCACGAGCCGGAGGTCATGCGCAAGTAA